A region from the uncultured Holophaga sp. genome encodes:
- a CDS encoding MlaD family protein, whose amino-acid sequence MNLETKVGAFFVGTIAIAGVLVLRMEKWDIFGKKAAHEIQAEFSQVAGLNPQSAIRVAGVKIGTVERIALESGHAQVYLSLPKDFPVYADAVASLSSIGILGEKYIELDPGHPEAGLLSGAGPIRSRSGVSMDTLMETLAGIGQDVKGVTYALNKSIGGEGGREKLDEIVDNIRVLTAEFRAMSQENHDTINRTMANAEAITAEIRERLPRIAQQVEELSRNLNGMVAENRPELKGTMQDIRRLAASFSSTSENLKSITDKLNRGEGTVGKLLTDDTTIKKINTAVDNVNDMLTGWKQMELGLDMNAASWTKRSDSKVGLGLEIIPRHDYWYGLALSNTPDGKVSTSTVTTTTGSGTETRKTVTTDQAFTVSATFNKRLWEHLVLSGGLIESKGGVGAEYRTLGDRIRVGALAYDFTKRDGKPNPRYRITTSYQFWNGLYGQMGVQDLANKDLRTFFVGGGIRWKDDDLKKLVGLAGMGK is encoded by the coding sequence ATGAACCTAGAGACCAAAGTCGGTGCATTCTTCGTCGGGACCATCGCCATCGCCGGCGTCCTGGTGCTCCGCATGGAGAAGTGGGACATCTTCGGCAAGAAGGCCGCCCACGAGATCCAGGCAGAGTTCAGCCAAGTCGCGGGACTCAATCCCCAGAGCGCCATCCGGGTCGCCGGCGTGAAGATCGGCACCGTGGAACGGATTGCCCTGGAAAGCGGCCACGCCCAGGTCTACCTCTCGCTGCCCAAGGACTTCCCCGTCTATGCGGACGCCGTGGCCTCCCTGAGTTCCATAGGCATCCTGGGCGAAAAGTACATCGAGCTGGACCCTGGACACCCCGAGGCCGGCCTCCTCTCCGGGGCAGGCCCCATCCGCAGCCGTTCGGGGGTGAGCATGGACACCCTCATGGAGACCCTGGCGGGCATCGGCCAGGATGTGAAGGGGGTGACCTACGCCCTGAACAAGTCCATCGGCGGTGAGGGGGGCCGGGAGAAGCTCGACGAGATCGTCGACAACATCCGGGTCCTGACAGCCGAGTTCCGGGCCATGAGCCAGGAGAACCACGACACCATCAACCGCACCATGGCCAACGCCGAGGCCATCACTGCCGAGATCCGCGAGCGCCTGCCCCGGATCGCCCAGCAGGTGGAGGAGCTGAGCCGGAACCTGAACGGCATGGTGGCGGAGAACCGCCCCGAGCTGAAGGGCACCATGCAGGACATCCGCAGGCTCGCCGCCAGCTTCTCCTCCACCTCCGAGAACCTCAAGTCCATCACGGACAAGCTGAACCGGGGCGAGGGCACCGTGGGCAAGCTGCTCACGGACGATACGACCATCAAGAAGATCAATACTGCCGTGGACAACGTGAACGACATGCTTACGGGCTGGAAGCAGATGGAGCTTGGCCTCGACATGAACGCCGCCTCCTGGACCAAGCGCAGCGACAGCAAGGTGGGCCTGGGCCTGGAGATCATCCCCCGGCACGACTACTGGTATGGCCTCGCCCTCAGCAACACGCCGGATGGCAAGGTCAGCACCTCCACCGTCACCACCACCACCGGCAGCGGCACCGAAACCCGCAAGACCGTCACCACCGACCAGGCCTTCACGGTCTCGGCCACCTTCAACAAGCGGCTCTGGGAGCACCTGGTCCTGTCCGGCGGTCTCATCGAGAGCAAGGGCGGCGTCGGGGCCGAGTACCGGACGCTGGGCGACCGCATCCGGGTGGGGGCCCTGGCCTACGACTTCACCAAGCGGGACGGCAAGCCCAACCCCCGCTATCGGATCACCACCAGCTACCAGTTCTGGAATGGCCTCTACGGCCAGATGGGCGTCCAGGACCTGGCCAACAAGGACCTGCGCACCTTCTTCGTGGGTGGGGGCATCCGCTGGAAGGATGACGACCTCAAGAAGCTGGTGGGCTTGGCGGGCATGGGCAAGTAG
- a CDS encoding ABC transporter ATP-binding protein produces MEPVIDVVNLSKAFGPKVVLSNVNLQVKEGESLVVLGGSGTGKTVLLRNIMGLLTPDQGHVAVEGKIIHQLKPGELFETRKKIGMCFQMAALFDSMSVEENVGFALTRHTSMTKAEIGERVDECLSLVGLKGTNTLRPSELSGGMKRRVGFARAIALKPRILLFDEPTTGLDPVMTDVIGRIILDLKTELGVTSITITHDLKSAFEIADRIALLFRGECIACENPEAFRQNPHPVVQQFLRGDADGPFLQDPPPPRRALSRPHHQSL; encoded by the coding sequence TTGGAACCCGTCATCGATGTCGTCAACCTCTCCAAGGCCTTCGGGCCCAAGGTCGTGCTGTCCAACGTGAACCTCCAGGTCAAGGAGGGAGAAAGCCTAGTGGTGCTGGGGGGATCCGGTACGGGAAAGACGGTGCTCCTGCGCAATATCATGGGCCTGCTCACCCCTGACCAAGGCCATGTGGCCGTGGAAGGGAAGATCATCCACCAGCTGAAACCGGGCGAGCTGTTCGAGACCCGCAAGAAGATCGGCATGTGCTTCCAGATGGCCGCTCTCTTCGACTCCATGAGCGTGGAGGAGAATGTGGGCTTCGCCCTGACCCGCCACACCTCCATGACCAAAGCGGAAATCGGTGAACGGGTCGACGAGTGCCTCAGCCTGGTGGGCCTCAAGGGCACCAACACCCTCCGTCCTTCCGAGCTTTCGGGAGGCATGAAACGCCGGGTGGGCTTCGCCCGGGCCATCGCCCTCAAGCCCAGGATCCTGCTCTTCGACGAGCCCACCACGGGTCTGGACCCGGTGATGACCGATGTGATCGGCCGCATCATCCTGGACCTCAAGACCGAGCTGGGCGTCACCAGCATCACCATCACCCACGACCTCAAGAGCGCCTTCGAGATCGCCGACCGCATCGCCCTGCTTTTCCGGGGTGAGTGCATCGCCTGTGAGAATCCCGAAGCCTTCCGCCAAAACCCCCACCCCGTGGTGCAGCAGTTCCTCCGGGGGGACGCGGACGGCCCCTTCCTGCAGGACCCGCCCCCTCCCCGGCGTGCCCTGTCCAGGCCCCACCATCAGAGCCTTTAA
- the murD gene encoding UDP-N-acetylmuramoyl-L-alanine--D-glutamate ligase, producing MGRVLVVGSGKSGMAVVAELAGAGAEVLLTDGAKEPGPGVAAQLEAWGVASVWGGHPLSLLEDCDELVLSPGVPLRIPLVQEALSRGIPVLGELEFAHRLLRARDPQALILAVTGTNGKSTTTDLLAHLLQGAGLPTVACGNLGTPLLEAMRNRVPGTRYALECSSYQLETIRGFHAQGATLLNLTPDHLARHGSMEGYLAAKMRVFEQQVAGDLALLPLEAEWRPGGAAGIARFGWREPQSDGAWCSPDGVLHLRLGGLDGQLLHRSELRIPGDHNVENALAAAVLAAHGGAPLEAIREGLRSYPGLAHRIAFCGEAGGVRFYNDSKGTNVDATLTAIRALPGPLVLMLGGEDKGASYGPLREALEGRLRRLIFLGDAIPQLERDLGDLPHDTVWAFDEAFGLACRAAREGDQVLLSPACASFDQFRNFEVRGEHFEALVAGFVSI from the coding sequence ATGGGAAGGGTGCTCGTCGTCGGCAGTGGCAAGTCCGGCATGGCGGTGGTGGCTGAGCTGGCCGGGGCCGGAGCCGAAGTGCTCCTGACGGATGGGGCGAAGGAGCCCGGACCGGGTGTCGCTGCGCAGCTGGAAGCCTGGGGCGTGGCCTCGGTGTGGGGGGGGCATCCCCTCTCCCTGCTGGAGGACTGCGATGAGCTCGTGCTCAGTCCCGGGGTGCCCCTGCGGATCCCCCTGGTCCAGGAAGCCTTGAGTCGCGGCATCCCTGTCCTGGGTGAGCTGGAGTTCGCCCATCGGCTGCTCCGGGCCCGGGATCCCCAGGCCCTCATCCTGGCGGTGACGGGCACCAACGGGAAGAGCACCACCACGGATCTGCTGGCGCACCTGCTGCAGGGAGCCGGTCTGCCCACGGTGGCCTGCGGCAACCTGGGCACGCCCCTCCTGGAGGCGATGCGGAACCGGGTCCCCGGCACCCGCTATGCCCTGGAGTGCAGCAGCTACCAGTTGGAGACGATCCGGGGCTTCCACGCCCAGGGGGCCACACTTCTGAACCTCACACCGGATCACCTGGCCCGCCACGGTTCCATGGAGGGCTACCTGGCGGCCAAGATGAGGGTCTTTGAACAGCAGGTGGCGGGGGATCTGGCCCTGCTGCCCCTGGAGGCCGAGTGGCGCCCCGGGGGGGCGGCTGGCATCGCCCGCTTCGGCTGGCGGGAGCCCCAGAGCGACGGAGCCTGGTGCAGCCCCGATGGCGTTCTGCACCTGCGTCTGGGGGGGCTGGACGGGCAGCTCCTCCACCGCTCGGAGCTGAGGATCCCCGGCGATCACAACGTGGAGAACGCGCTGGCGGCGGCGGTCCTGGCCGCCCACGGGGGTGCTCCCCTGGAGGCGATCCGGGAGGGGCTCCGGAGCTACCCCGGGCTGGCCCACCGCATCGCCTTCTGTGGCGAGGCCGGAGGGGTGCGCTTCTACAACGACTCCAAGGGCACCAATGTGGATGCCACCCTCACCGCCATCCGGGCCCTGCCGGGACCCCTGGTGCTCATGCTGGGGGGGGAGGACAAGGGGGCCAGCTACGGCCCCCTCCGGGAGGCCCTGGAGGGCAGGCTGCGCCGCCTGATCTTCCTGGGGGATGCCATCCCCCAGTTGGAGCGGGATCTGGGGGATCTGCCCCACGACACCGTCTGGGCCTTCGACGAGGCCTTCGGACTCGCCTGCAGGGCGGCCCGGGAGGGGGACCAGGTTCTGCTGAGTCCCGCCTGTGCAAGCTTCGATCAGTTCAGGAATTTTGAAGTGCGCGGGGAGCACTTCGAGGCGCTGGTCGCGGGCTTTGTATCGATTTGA
- a CDS encoding uroporphyrinogen decarboxylase family protein produces the protein MSDFPEHLNRVRTAVELGTPDRTPVVLQMSAFAARHMGVRLADFCASPALSNETIIRSAQALGGVDGVTLMMMNPRILSLESLCAVETPGIELGPDDMWQVHETERMLPEDYDAILAMGYMPWLMGRYVPQHFGDLMSSLGPMFGYAPTAGKKVVEAGLVPFAPLAAITPFQTFMGGRSMVKFNRDLFRMPEKVLEAMEVAQKDVLANVRRLIDTAHPFAIMTPLGRASGLFYSRKVQEKFIFPHYRELVETIVEAGAYAALHVDDNFERDLDFFRSLPKGKCIFQADSTTDIFRLREALEGHMCIMGDVPATMLALGTPDEVHAYATRLVREIGPGGFILSSGCDVPPNAKVENVQALVAAAR, from the coding sequence ATGTCTGACTTCCCCGAACACCTGAACCGCGTCCGCACCGCCGTGGAGCTCGGCACGCCCGACCGCACCCCGGTGGTTCTCCAGATGAGCGCCTTCGCCGCCCGCCACATGGGGGTCAGGCTGGCTGATTTCTGTGCCTCCCCGGCCCTCTCCAACGAGACCATCATCCGCTCGGCCCAGGCTCTGGGTGGTGTGGATGGGGTCACGCTGATGATGATGAACCCCAGGATCCTCTCCCTGGAGAGCCTCTGCGCCGTGGAGACCCCCGGGATCGAACTGGGTCCCGACGACATGTGGCAGGTCCACGAGACCGAGCGGATGCTGCCGGAGGACTATGACGCCATTCTCGCCATGGGCTACATGCCCTGGCTGATGGGGAGGTATGTCCCCCAGCACTTCGGGGACCTCATGAGCAGCCTGGGGCCGATGTTCGGCTACGCTCCCACCGCCGGGAAGAAAGTGGTGGAGGCGGGGCTGGTCCCCTTCGCTCCCCTGGCCGCCATCACCCCCTTCCAGACCTTCATGGGCGGGCGCTCCATGGTCAAGTTCAACCGGGACCTCTTCCGGATGCCGGAAAAGGTCCTGGAGGCCATGGAGGTGGCCCAGAAGGATGTCCTGGCGAACGTGCGCAGGCTCATTGACACGGCCCACCCCTTCGCCATCATGACCCCCCTGGGCCGGGCATCGGGCCTCTTCTATTCCCGCAAGGTGCAGGAGAAATTCATCTTCCCCCACTACAGGGAGCTGGTGGAGACCATCGTGGAGGCCGGGGCCTATGCCGCCCTCCATGTGGATGACAACTTCGAGCGCGACCTGGACTTCTTCCGGAGCCTCCCCAAGGGCAAGTGCATCTTCCAGGCCGACAGCACCACCGACATCTTCAGGCTGAGGGAGGCCCTGGAGGGCCACATGTGCATCATGGGCGATGTGCCGGCCACGATGCTGGCCCTGGGCACCCCCGATGAGGTCCACGCCTACGCCACCCGGCTTGTGCGGGAGATCGGCCCTGGAGGCTTCATTCTCTCCTCGGGCTGTGATGTGCCCCCCAATGCCAAGGTGGAGAACGTGCAGGCGCTGGTGGCGGCGGCCCGCTGA
- a CDS encoding CHASE domain-containing protein produces the protein MRLPVLRLPALSWPVVLASVLVAAGVGATTAHLQVRAARVRFLDASKRAQFQIGSHLEACENLLYGARGLMDATGGFSRESFHSYCSGMGLPDRYPGLLGLTFTVPVAPGGEAAVSAFLERSYPGASLPIRPGLGFGADAVVVLAEPEAGNRSALGFNSASSPEQRLTLVRARDTGSLQASLPLSLAQGGGLGSGLVLRLPVYRGGGVPSGTTTRRRDFAGCFNAVFLLRDLAPEGQGGLSRGLVLDLRDVTEPGHPILLAHRGETGSPSWWQRLVLPVLHRPGRLEIGGRLWELDFSTGSTFYSVAEALLPLVAGAGCLLGGLLLAGLVGAQATAARLAREEADRLARDFVLSESRLQAVVDVLPDVLMILDDQGCFREVLTGSRELLAVEPERILGQRLDQLLEPALALQGLEMVERVLREGSVQDLEYFLATPSGERFFHARVAPLRESPFGRRCVLWAARDITEHRGQEQAFRQAQRLESLGVLAGGIAHDFNNILAGIQGYLGILRTLSAEGGDSGNFLLKAEACVGRGADLARQLLAYSGRGRTRLEPIDLNETVSHMSELLAVSQTGQVEVGIALAEEGLAIEGDPVQVQQVVMNLVTNAMDALQEGRGQVRIRTRRCVLAQGDLERRFPGQGLQSGTYALLEVEDEGCGMSPEVIERIFDPFFTTKPRGRGLGLSAIRGILKAHRAGIGIHSRPGEGTRIQVIFPLRPEGWMPVSPADAMGEATLPDFSGVLLIAEDEPALRETARLMVSRLGLQPLLACDGDEAWSLYQAHREEIAAAFLDLTMPGRSGTEVYRLIRGLDPDLPVVICSGYSREDIPEPTHAGERRTFLAKPYSFRQLQEALAAVMA, from the coding sequence ATGAGGTTGCCCGTTCTCCGGCTCCCGGCTCTCTCCTGGCCCGTGGTACTGGCCTCCGTCCTGGTGGCGGCAGGCGTGGGGGCCACGACGGCCCACCTGCAGGTCCGGGCCGCCCGGGTGCGCTTCCTGGATGCCTCCAAGAGAGCCCAGTTCCAGATCGGATCCCACCTTGAGGCCTGCGAGAACCTGCTCTACGGGGCCCGGGGGCTCATGGATGCCACCGGAGGGTTCTCCCGGGAATCCTTCCACAGCTACTGCTCTGGCATGGGCCTGCCGGATCGGTACCCGGGACTCCTGGGGCTGACCTTCACGGTCCCGGTGGCGCCGGGAGGCGAGGCTGCAGTGAGTGCCTTCCTGGAGCGGTCCTATCCGGGAGCATCGTTGCCCATCCGTCCCGGCCTCGGTTTCGGGGCGGACGCCGTGGTGGTCCTCGCCGAACCCGAGGCCGGCAACCGCTCCGCGCTGGGCTTCAACTCCGCCAGCAGCCCCGAGCAGCGTCTCACCCTGGTCCGGGCCCGCGACACAGGGTCCCTCCAGGCCAGCCTTCCCCTCTCGCTGGCCCAGGGTGGCGGGCTGGGGTCCGGGCTGGTGCTCCGTCTGCCGGTCTATCGGGGCGGTGGGGTGCCCTCAGGGACCACGACCCGCCGCCGGGACTTCGCCGGCTGCTTCAATGCCGTCTTCCTGCTGCGGGATCTGGCTCCGGAGGGGCAGGGTGGGCTCTCCCGGGGGCTGGTGCTGGACCTGAGGGATGTGACGGAGCCTGGTCATCCCATCCTCCTGGCCCACCGTGGCGAGACGGGATCTCCTTCCTGGTGGCAGAGGCTCGTTCTTCCGGTGCTCCACCGTCCCGGGCGCCTGGAGATCGGCGGGAGGCTCTGGGAGCTGGACTTCTCCACCGGCTCCACCTTCTACAGTGTGGCCGAGGCGCTGCTGCCCCTGGTGGCGGGGGCCGGATGTCTCCTGGGCGGGCTGCTGCTGGCGGGACTGGTGGGGGCCCAGGCCACGGCGGCCCGGCTGGCCCGGGAGGAGGCAGATCGTCTGGCCCGGGACTTCGTGCTCTCCGAGTCCAGGCTCCAGGCCGTGGTGGACGTCCTGCCGGACGTCCTGATGATCCTCGACGACCAGGGCTGCTTCCGGGAGGTGCTCACCGGCTCCCGCGAGCTGCTGGCCGTCGAGCCTGAGCGGATCCTGGGCCAGCGCCTGGACCAGCTCCTGGAGCCGGCCCTGGCCCTTCAGGGGCTGGAGATGGTGGAGAGGGTCCTGCGGGAGGGCTCCGTGCAGGACCTGGAGTACTTCCTGGCCACGCCCTCGGGGGAGCGGTTCTTCCATGCCCGGGTCGCCCCCCTCCGGGAGTCTCCCTTCGGTCGCCGCTGTGTGCTCTGGGCGGCCCGGGACATCACCGAGCACCGGGGCCAGGAGCAGGCCTTCCGGCAGGCCCAGCGTCTGGAGAGCCTGGGGGTGCTGGCCGGGGGCATCGCGCATGACTTCAACAACATCCTGGCGGGGATCCAGGGCTATCTCGGGATTCTCCGCACCCTGTCAGCCGAGGGTGGGGACAGCGGAAACTTCCTCCTCAAGGCCGAGGCCTGCGTGGGGCGCGGGGCGGACCTGGCCCGCCAGCTGCTGGCCTACTCCGGGAGGGGCCGGACCCGCCTGGAACCCATCGATCTCAACGAGACGGTGTCCCACATGAGCGAGCTCCTGGCCGTCTCCCAGACGGGACAGGTCGAGGTGGGGATCGCCCTGGCGGAGGAGGGGCTGGCCATCGAGGGGGACCCGGTCCAGGTCCAGCAGGTGGTCATGAACCTGGTGACCAATGCGATGGATGCCCTGCAGGAGGGTCGAGGGCAGGTGCGGATCCGCACCCGCCGCTGTGTCCTCGCCCAGGGGGACCTGGAGCGCCGCTTCCCGGGGCAGGGGCTCCAGTCGGGCACCTATGCGCTCCTGGAGGTGGAGGACGAGGGCTGCGGGATGAGCCCTGAGGTGATCGAGCGGATCTTCGACCCCTTCTTCACCACCAAGCCCCGGGGACGGGGTCTGGGCCTCTCGGCCATCCGGGGCATCCTGAAGGCCCACCGGGCGGGGATCGGGATCCACTCCAGGCCCGGGGAGGGGACCCGGATCCAGGTCATCTTCCCGCTGCGTCCCGAGGGGTGGATGCCCGTCTCCCCCGCCGATGCGATGGGTGAGGCGACCCTGCCCGACTTCTCGGGGGTGCTCCTCATTGCCGAGGACGAGCCGGCGCTGCGGGAGACGGCCCGTCTCATGGTGTCCCGCCTGGGTTTGCAGCCCCTGCTCGCATGCGACGGGGACGAGGCCTGGAGCCTCTACCAGGCCCACAGGGAGGAGATCGCCGCGGCCTTCCTGGACCTGACCATGCCAGGGCGGAGCGGCACTGAGGTCTACCGGCTGATCCGGGGGCTCGATCCGGACCTGCCGGTGGTCATCTGCAGTGGGTACAGCCGGGAGGACATCCCCGAGCCCACCCATGCCGGCGAGCGGAGGACCTTCCTCGCCAAGCCCTACTCCTTCAGACAGCTCCAGGAGGCCCTGGCCGCGGTCATGGCCTGA
- a CDS encoding LysR family transcriptional regulator has protein sequence MDLSKLPYFIAVAERLSFTAAAEALCISQSTVSRHVQDFEQEVGRPLLLRNHRSVRLTPAGALLLEEARESLARMEAALQKARGLEGGLLGRLRIGVLGTPEQKLFPGLLKRFRRQQPGVELEIQRFSWRRLNEQLQRGRLDLGFTLSMGLEDYPDLDRISLCSDRLMVVLPSDHPFAGREHLAFQELAGEAFILPSRIEAPAGSAWFAGLCAEAGFTPRIVAEPELMETVLMMVESGLGISVLAGHVAQPPHPGLRFVPFADESSRTDLVLAWRRDNPNPAIPAFVEASGRGD, from the coding sequence ATGGACCTGAGCAAGCTCCCCTATTTCATCGCGGTGGCCGAGCGGCTGAGCTTCACGGCCGCCGCCGAGGCCCTCTGCATCAGTCAGTCCACCGTGAGCCGGCATGTCCAGGACTTCGAGCAGGAGGTGGGGCGCCCCCTCCTTCTCCGGAACCACCGCAGCGTCCGCCTGACCCCTGCTGGGGCCCTCCTGCTGGAGGAGGCCAGGGAGTCCCTGGCCCGCATGGAGGCAGCCCTGCAGAAGGCCCGGGGTCTGGAGGGGGGACTCCTGGGCAGGCTGCGGATCGGTGTCCTGGGCACTCCGGAGCAGAAGCTCTTCCCGGGCCTGCTGAAGCGCTTCAGGCGGCAGCAGCCCGGGGTCGAGCTGGAGATCCAGCGCTTCAGTTGGCGACGGCTCAACGAACAGCTCCAGCGGGGGCGCCTGGACCTGGGCTTCACCCTCTCCATGGGGCTGGAGGACTACCCTGACCTGGACCGGATCTCCCTATGCAGTGATCGCCTGATGGTGGTCCTCCCCTCGGACCACCCCTTTGCGGGCCGGGAGCACCTCGCGTTCCAGGAGCTGGCCGGAGAAGCCTTCATCCTCCCCTCCCGCATCGAGGCCCCGGCGGGCTCGGCCTGGTTCGCCGGCCTCTGTGCCGAGGCCGGCTTCACACCGCGCATCGTCGCCGAGCCGGAGCTCATGGAGACGGTCCTCATGATGGTGGAGTCCGGCCTGGGGATCTCCGTACTGGCAGGACACGTGGCCCAGCCCCCCCACCCTGGCCTCCGCTTCGTCCCCTTCGCCGATGAGTCTTCGCGGACCGACCTGGTGCTGGCCTGGCGGCGGGACAACCCCAACCCGGCCATCCCGGCCTTTGTGGAGGCCAGTGGCCGGGGGGACTGA
- a CDS encoding prenyltransferase, whose product MSRQPFLLRRITGRLIGQTALAYLLHLRPMEWPIMSAHFLLGTLLAVGLGLPGGRTVLGWFIFVALLNGGTLAINSAFDRDEGDVGYLRQPPKPPAYLLHLSVVMLVASLALGFLLPPAFAWSNAACVVMAFLYSVPPVRLKARAGWDLLINCLGFGLFTPMAGWGLTGRPLTSAFLWVAIGFALLFGALYPTTQIYQIEEDRSRGDRTLVIQMGEQLSLIFAVLLTVAAHACFVVGLGEAHRNPLLTLISLGAWLGVLLPWLLRWRTMSQKQHMSGMYRTLLSWAITDLVLLLGLWGA is encoded by the coding sequence ATGAGCAGACAGCCCTTCCTCCTCCGCCGGATCACCGGTCGGCTCATCGGTCAGACGGCCCTGGCCTACCTCCTCCACCTCCGCCCCATGGAGTGGCCCATCATGTCGGCCCACTTCCTCCTCGGCACCCTCCTGGCGGTGGGACTCGGTCTGCCCGGGGGACGGACGGTCCTGGGCTGGTTCATCTTCGTCGCCCTCCTCAACGGCGGCACCCTGGCCATCAACAGCGCCTTCGACCGGGACGAGGGGGATGTGGGCTACCTGCGCCAGCCCCCCAAGCCCCCCGCCTACCTGCTCCACCTGTCGGTGGTGATGCTGGTGGCCAGCCTGGCCCTGGGCTTCCTCCTCCCCCCGGCCTTCGCCTGGAGCAACGCCGCCTGCGTGGTCATGGCCTTCCTCTACTCGGTCCCACCGGTCCGTCTCAAGGCCCGGGCGGGCTGGGACCTGCTCATCAACTGCCTGGGCTTCGGGCTCTTCACGCCCATGGCCGGCTGGGGACTCACCGGCCGCCCCCTCACGTCGGCCTTCCTATGGGTGGCCATCGGCTTCGCCCTTCTCTTCGGGGCCCTCTACCCCACCACCCAGATCTACCAGATCGAGGAGGACCGCTCCCGGGGGGACCGCACCCTGGTCATCCAGATGGGAGAGCAGCTCAGCCTGATCTTCGCAGTGCTGCTCACCGTCGCAGCCCATGCCTGTTTCGTGGTGGGCCTGGGGGAGGCCCACCGGAACCCGCTCCTCACGCTGATCTCCCTGGGGGCCTGGCTGGGCGTGCTGCTCCCCTGGCTGCTGCGTTGGCGCACCATGTCCCAGAAGCAGCACATGTCAGGGATGTACCGGACCCTCCTCTCCTGGGCGATCACGGACCTGGTGCTCCTCCTGGGCCTCTGGGGCGCCTAG
- a CDS encoding ABC transporter permease, whose product MLTKLFQHIGTWVLGFVAQAGDFAMLSGRAFRAIFRKPFDGANLMRQFGAVGVNSIPVVALTSLAVSAVFGIQLAYGFRQFQAEGMASSVLGLATVRELAPVIVGLMMAGRVGSAMAAELGTMQVTEQIDALECLATDPIQYLFVPRLIAAAIMVPLLTAMGILVGYWGGYLILVGVEGQSSFVYASEFYKLLAARDLRIALIKALVFGVIIALVGCWRGYRTRGGAEGVGNAPTSSVVTSSLWILVMDFFLTKLLLV is encoded by the coding sequence ATGCTGACCAAGCTATTTCAACACATCGGCACCTGGGTCCTGGGCTTCGTCGCCCAGGCGGGGGATTTTGCCATGCTGTCGGGCCGGGCTTTCCGGGCCATCTTCCGCAAGCCCTTCGACGGGGCCAACCTCATGCGCCAGTTCGGTGCCGTGGGCGTCAATTCCATCCCGGTGGTGGCGCTCACCTCCCTGGCCGTCAGTGCCGTCTTCGGCATCCAGCTGGCCTACGGCTTCCGGCAGTTCCAGGCCGAGGGGATGGCCAGTTCGGTGCTGGGCCTGGCTACGGTCCGGGAGCTGGCCCCGGTCATCGTGGGCCTCATGATGGCCGGCCGGGTGGGCAGCGCCATGGCTGCCGAGCTGGGCACCATGCAGGTCACCGAGCAGATCGACGCCCTGGAGTGCCTGGCCACGGACCCCATCCAGTATCTCTTCGTTCCCCGGCTCATCGCTGCGGCCATCATGGTCCCCCTGCTGACGGCCATGGGCATCCTGGTGGGCTACTGGGGCGGCTACTTAATCCTGGTGGGGGTGGAAGGCCAGAGCAGCTTCGTCTACGCCAGCGAGTTCTACAAGCTCCTGGCCGCCCGGGATCTCCGCATCGCCCTCATCAAGGCCCTGGTCTTCGGGGTCATCATCGCCCTGGTGGGCTGTTGGCGGGGCTACCGCACCCGGGGTGGGGCCGAGGGTGTGGGCAACGCCCCCACCAGCAGCGTGGTCACCAGCTCCCTCTGGATCCTGGTGATGGACTTCTTCCTCACCAAGCTCCTTCTTGTCTGA
- a CDS encoding DUF116 domain-containing protein yields MSDRLPLPGRPALFLMVRLGLPGLVAAVALAGAFGAHNIRGWCLLLLVACFAEMGTVVHRGRAYLRHRASILRWEGRWLQALRPLFRRLGMEESWLRSFLAWNNLRVEAAFRRDRARRTVVLLPHCIQLAACRLEVTQRAANCVRCGRCVLGDAVEDGLEARWDLRVFNRSHKAARYAREAGPDLMIAASCPDRLIKGLLKLPETPCFALPLALPHGMCVDTTFDPAQLRLAMETLALPAPERPAKVQPLQTSGIA; encoded by the coding sequence ATGTCGGATCGTCTCCCCCTCCCCGGTCGTCCTGCCCTCTTCCTGATGGTGCGCCTGGGCCTGCCCGGGCTGGTGGCGGCAGTGGCCCTGGCCGGTGCCTTCGGGGCCCACAACATCAGGGGATGGTGCCTGCTCCTGCTGGTGGCCTGCTTTGCGGAGATGGGGACGGTCGTCCATCGGGGCCGCGCCTATCTGCGCCACCGGGCCTCCATCCTCCGCTGGGAGGGGCGATGGCTGCAGGCCCTGAGACCCCTCTTCCGGCGGCTGGGGATGGAGGAGTCCTGGCTCCGCTCCTTCCTGGCCTGGAACAACCTCCGGGTGGAAGCGGCCTTCCGCCGGGACCGCGCCCGCAGGACCGTCGTCCTCCTCCCCCACTGCATCCAGTTGGCTGCCTGCCGCCTGGAGGTGACCCAGCGGGCCGCCAACTGTGTCCGCTGCGGCCGCTGCGTCCTCGGGGACGCCGTGGAGGATGGCCTTGAAGCCCGCTGGGACCTCCGGGTCTTCAACCGCAGCCACAAGGCCGCCCGCTATGCCCGGGAGGCCGGTCCCGACCTGATGATCGCGGCCAGTTGCCCCGACCGCCTGATCAAGGGACTCCTCAAGCTGCCCGAAACCCCCTGCTTCGCCCTCCCCCTCGCGCTCCCCCACGGCATGTGCGTGGACACCACCTTCGACCCGGCGCAGCTCCGCCTCGCCATGGAGACCCTGGCGCTCCCCGCCCCCGAACGGCCAGCCAAGGTGCAGCCCCTCCAGACCTCCGGAATCGCCTGA